A genomic region of Solidesulfovibrio sp. contains the following coding sequences:
- a CDS encoding HEAT repeat domain-containing protein encodes MSLTEAIKEYALDIGYAAVGVTTADPFPGHAANLAQRPGYGFLLRSPGRFPDGAAPRTAWPKARSILALAYDYGARAFPESLVGLVGRIYQARAYAPPANRLHGARRKLLETFLAEHGVSIGQGFALPLRPAAARAGIVTFGRNTFAYTARAGSFVSLDAFVLDAELVPDAPTERCPCPPNCRACLDACPAGAITAPLVVNPERCLTFHACFVRGDGQGLPGAIPHDLREAMGTRVHGCDACQEACPRNRARLAAKLPEDPFLVRFAADFSLEWMLAMDEASFATTAQLLFFNYIREKKYLQRNAAVALGNRGDRAAVPALARALGDDPEPVVRGHAAWALGALGGARAVAALSAARAAEPSAWVAGEVARALARAGQ; translated from the coding sequence ATGTCCCTGACCGAGGCAATCAAGGAATACGCCCTGGATATCGGCTACGCCGCCGTGGGCGTGACCACGGCCGACCCCTTTCCCGGCCATGCCGCCAACCTCGCCCAGCGCCCGGGCTACGGGTTTCTCCTCCGGAGCCCCGGCCGGTTCCCGGACGGGGCCGCGCCGCGCACGGCCTGGCCCAAGGCCCGGTCCATCCTGGCCCTGGCCTACGACTACGGGGCGCGGGCCTTTCCGGAAAGCCTCGTCGGCCTGGTCGGGCGCATCTACCAGGCCCGGGCCTACGCCCCGCCGGCCAATCGGCTCCACGGCGCGCGCCGCAAGCTCCTGGAAACCTTCCTCGCCGAGCACGGTGTTTCCATCGGCCAGGGCTTCGCCCTGCCCCTGCGCCCGGCCGCCGCCCGGGCCGGCATCGTCACCTTCGGGCGCAACACCTTCGCCTACACGGCCCGAGCCGGCTCCTTCGTGTCCCTGGACGCCTTCGTGCTCGACGCCGAGCTCGTCCCGGACGCCCCCACCGAACGCTGCCCCTGTCCGCCCAACTGCCGGGCCTGCCTGGACGCCTGCCCGGCCGGGGCCATCACCGCGCCCCTGGTGGTCAACCCCGAGCGCTGCTTGACCTTTCATGCCTGTTTCGTTCGCGGCGACGGCCAGGGCCTGCCGGGGGCCATTCCCCACGACCTGCGCGAGGCCATGGGCACGCGGGTCCACGGCTGCGACGCCTGCCAGGAGGCCTGCCCGCGAAACAGGGCGCGGCTTGCGGCCAAACTGCCCGAGGATCCGTTTCTCGTGCGGTTCGCGGCGGATTTTTCCCTGGAGTGGATGCTGGCCATGGACGAGGCCTCTTTCGCCACCACGGCCCAGCTGCTTTTTTTCAATTACATCCGCGAGAAGAAATACCTCCAGCGCAACGCGGCCGTGGCCCTGGGCAACCGGGGCGACCGGGCGGCCGTGCCGGCCCTGGCCCGCGCCCTGGGCGACGACCCCGAGCCGGTGGTGCGGGGCCACGCCGCCTGGGCCCTGGGCGCCCTCGGCGGCGCCCGGGCGGTGGCGGCCCTTTCGGCGGCCCGGGCCGCCGAACCGTCGGCCTGGGTGGCCGGGGAGGTGGCGCGGGCCCTTGCGCGCGCCGGCCAATGA
- a CDS encoding sigma-54 dependent transcriptional regulator, translating to MELNLSGMVGQSPCLGEVLGVLAKVAPTDSTVLVTGESGTGKELLVRALHANSRRAGKPFVPVNCGAIPRELLESELFGHEKGAFTSAVRTRQGRFELAEGGTIFLDEIGEMDLSLQVKILRALQEKEFERVGGDKTLKADVRIVAATNRDLEEEVRSGRFREDLYYRLNVIPLHLPPLRERGEDILLLAEHFLRRFCRQKSRETLAFTPEARDLILTYPWPGNVRELENFMERLSILCDHEQVGVPDLPRKILDNAGIAPPPPPVAVVAGFRWPILADMAEKGMGLKEFLDTLEEKLLVEALERAGGVKNQAAELLGIKRTTLIEKLKKRNLAGE from the coding sequence ATGGAACTGAACCTTTCCGGTATGGTGGGCCAGAGCCCATGCCTCGGCGAAGTGCTGGGGGTGTTGGCCAAGGTCGCGCCCACCGACAGCACGGTGCTGGTCACCGGCGAATCCGGCACGGGCAAGGAACTGCTCGTCCGCGCCCTGCACGCCAACAGCCGCCGGGCCGGCAAACCCTTCGTGCCCGTCAACTGCGGGGCCATTCCCCGCGAACTCCTCGAATCGGAACTGTTCGGCCACGAGAAGGGCGCCTTCACCTCGGCCGTGCGCACCCGGCAGGGCCGCTTCGAGCTGGCCGAGGGCGGTACCATCTTCCTCGACGAGATCGGCGAGATGGATTTGAGCCTGCAAGTCAAGATCCTGCGGGCGCTCCAGGAAAAGGAGTTCGAGCGGGTCGGCGGCGACAAGACCCTCAAGGCCGACGTGCGCATCGTGGCCGCCACCAACCGCGACCTGGAGGAGGAGGTCCGGTCCGGCCGCTTCCGCGAGGATCTCTATTACCGCCTCAACGTCATTCCGCTGCACCTGCCGCCGCTTCGCGAGCGCGGCGAGGACATCCTGCTTCTGGCCGAGCACTTCCTGCGCCGCTTTTGCCGCCAGAAAAGCCGCGAGACCCTGGCCTTCACCCCCGAGGCCCGCGACCTGATCTTGACCTACCCCTGGCCGGGCAACGTGCGCGAACTCGAAAACTTCATGGAGCGTCTGTCGATCTTGTGTGACCACGAACAGGTTGGCGTGCCCGACCTGCCGCGCAAGATCCTCGACAACGCCGGCATCGCGCCACCGCCGCCGCCCGTGGCCGTCGTGGCCGGGTTTCGCTGGCCGATCCTGGCCGACATGGCCGAGAAGGGCATGGGGCTCAAGGAATTCCTGGACACCCTGGAGGAAAAGCTCCTCGTCGAGGCCCTGGAGAGGGCCGGCGGAGTGAAGAACCAGGCCGCGGAGCTGCTCGGCATCAAGCGTACCACGCTTATCGAGAAGCTCAAGAAGCGCAACCTGGCCGGGGAATGA
- a CDS encoding MarR family winged helix-turn-helix transcriptional regulator, whose protein sequence is MHEHVPPKPAPGPCHCANLRRAARALSRRYDEALAPSGLGVSQYSLLRALSRHEPATAAGLGAVMGLDRTTLVRNVALLSKQGLVVSAVDASDKRSRKLRLTPAGSAALQAATPLWEAAQRALEADLGADGRQALDAALAALAGLGE, encoded by the coding sequence ATGCACGAACATGTCCCCCCCAAGCCCGCGCCTGGCCCCTGCCACTGCGCCAACCTGCGCCGGGCCGCCCGGGCGCTCAGCCGGCGCTACGACGAGGCGCTCGCCCCAAGCGGGCTGGGTGTCAGCCAGTATTCCCTGCTGCGCGCCCTCTCGCGCCACGAACCGGCCACGGCGGCCGGCCTGGGCGCGGTCATGGGCCTGGACCGCACGACCCTGGTGCGAAACGTCGCCCTGCTCAGCAAGCAAGGCCTCGTGGTGTCGGCCGTGGACGCGTCGGACAAGCGGTCCCGCAAGCTGCGCCTGACGCCCGCCGGCAGCGCCGCCCTCCAGGCGGCCACGCCCCTGTGGGAAGCGGCCCAGCGCGCCCTGGAGGCCGACCTCGGGGCCGATGGCCGGCAGGCCCTGGACGCCGCCCTGGCCGCCCTGGCCGGCCTTGGCGAATAA
- a CDS encoding tetratricopeptide repeat protein codes for MSRPLRALLRRLLPAVLAVLVPATGALALSVSTVSRPDTDSLLLQFGKPGAYPLITRTGPAEISLTFPPGTLAAEDRPEGVDFGASQFIEGLRVNGDTLAVRLKTDAFGFVGWPQGEKELKLQVYRDPSGANWAPPAGSPGQDTTSPPREKPAASGSALTLPVTPPNNKPGPLELPPLPAGLGRPPETAAAPAAPAAAPRDAAKEPFYAVPSSIRATAMRVGPDKSPTLRPVGLDSLAPSGAKAESAAAGAAAPTGGSGAGEYRVKLPPIPPAVTAGGESRGAVTPPAAPGQEPAAPPAGADAATAAASPPAGEKKPDAAIPPPKEEDHDANTLVAAQAEKLAGNYDAAINMMSDLKKKRDLGKDLREETLHSLAGVLVDKYREDPAPHYDEIQGALLEAVNANTDSYRVPEALLQLGMLNLRVGNLPEAKGYFNVLASKYPADSHLPLINFYWGEYDYDRGDFKKAADEYRTVIEKFPESKYVREGAMGLSKTLVKLGQFKEAAQIADYIGKRWPRYYVEFPPILRIEGDIAYKNGDFRKARDDYLMFYNMTPKAKDTDLVLARLGDIYAKLGNRPAAVDFYNMAVKDFPNAEGGLIAKMRLAEQGVHDQPTINEMFSLFDKPAYGSPEDIYEGIIRDHPNSPLASLAQIKLAMWQLYRQNYPESLKAAARFLERYPRNELAPKAEEVAITAFEKMAGDLIAHKDYARLVAAYRDNPILAANRGMLSEATRLGLALANLRTGKPREAVAEALPFIGPRENDNGMMALAMIMSVYEDEQAWRDVVELARRVQQWKFGPSQRRGLEFAVAQALENLGESQRAMTIWRKLAGDQALESAKRCYALYFLAREAMANKELEKAELYAGEAAFMFKETGKDPDKRKAALNILVEATRGLGQYPKALRWARDYGLLCKEGDDDWASNRLREAAILRAMGDTDAWRQVLTAMRDAAPNSLYGRMAASDLAASGLERRLNALTQTK; via the coding sequence GTGAGCAGACCCCTTCGCGCCCTCCTGCGGCGCCTTCTTCCGGCGGTGCTGGCCGTCCTCGTCCCGGCGACCGGAGCCCTGGCCCTGTCCGTATCCACGGTCAGCCGGCCGGACACGGATTCGCTCCTCCTCCAGTTCGGCAAGCCCGGGGCCTATCCGCTCATCACCCGCACCGGCCCGGCCGAGATCAGCCTGACCTTTCCGCCCGGGACCCTGGCCGCCGAGGACAGGCCCGAAGGCGTGGATTTCGGCGCGTCGCAATTCATCGAGGGCCTGCGCGTAAACGGCGACACCCTGGCCGTGCGCCTGAAAACCGACGCCTTCGGCTTCGTGGGCTGGCCGCAAGGGGAGAAGGAACTCAAGCTGCAGGTCTACCGCGATCCGTCCGGGGCCAACTGGGCTCCGCCGGCCGGTTCCCCGGGCCAGGACACCACCTCGCCGCCCCGGGAAAAGCCGGCCGCCTCGGGATCGGCCCTGACCCTGCCCGTCACCCCGCCCAACAACAAGCCCGGCCCCTTGGAGCTGCCGCCCCTGCCGGCCGGCCTCGGCCGGCCGCCGGAAACGGCCGCCGCCCCGGCCGCGCCCGCCGCGGCGCCCCGGGACGCGGCCAAGGAGCCCTTTTACGCCGTGCCCTCTTCCATCCGGGCCACGGCCATGCGCGTGGGGCCGGACAAGTCGCCGACCCTGCGCCCGGTGGGCCTGGACAGCCTGGCCCCGTCCGGGGCCAAGGCCGAATCCGCCGCCGCAGGGGCCGCGGCGCCGACGGGCGGCAGCGGCGCCGGGGAATACCGCGTCAAATTGCCGCCGATCCCGCCGGCCGTGACGGCCGGCGGCGAATCCCGCGGGGCCGTGACCCCGCCGGCCGCCCCCGGCCAGGAGCCCGCCGCGCCCCCGGCCGGGGCCGACGCGGCCACGGCCGCCGCCTCCCCCCCGGCCGGGGAGAAAAAACCCGACGCGGCCATTCCCCCGCCCAAGGAGGAGGACCACGACGCCAACACGCTGGTGGCCGCCCAGGCCGAGAAACTGGCCGGCAACTACGACGCGGCCATCAACATGATGTCCGACCTGAAAAAGAAGCGGGACCTGGGCAAGGACCTGCGCGAGGAGACGCTCCATTCCCTGGCCGGCGTGCTGGTGGACAAGTACCGCGAGGACCCGGCCCCGCATTACGACGAGATCCAGGGGGCGCTGCTCGAAGCCGTCAACGCCAACACCGACTCCTACCGCGTGCCCGAGGCGCTGTTGCAGCTGGGCATGCTCAACCTGCGCGTCGGCAACCTGCCCGAGGCCAAGGGCTACTTCAACGTCCTGGCCAGCAAGTATCCCGCCGATTCCCACCTGCCGCTGATCAACTTCTACTGGGGCGAATACGACTACGACCGCGGCGATTTCAAGAAAGCGGCCGACGAATACCGGACGGTCATCGAGAAGTTCCCGGAGAGCAAGTATGTGCGGGAAGGGGCGATGGGCCTGTCCAAGACCCTGGTCAAGCTCGGCCAATTCAAGGAAGCCGCCCAGATCGCCGACTACATCGGCAAGCGCTGGCCGCGCTATTACGTGGAATTCCCGCCGATCCTGCGCATCGAGGGCGATATCGCCTACAAGAACGGCGACTTCCGCAAGGCCCGCGACGACTACCTGATGTTTTACAACATGACGCCCAAGGCCAAGGACACCGACCTGGTCCTGGCGCGCCTGGGCGATATCTACGCCAAGCTCGGCAACCGGCCGGCGGCCGTGGATTTCTACAACATGGCCGTGAAGGACTTCCCCAACGCCGAGGGCGGGCTGATCGCCAAGATGCGCCTGGCCGAGCAGGGCGTCCACGACCAGCCCACCATAAACGAGATGTTCTCGCTTTTCGACAAGCCCGCCTACGGCAGCCCCGAGGACATCTACGAAGGCATCATCCGCGACCACCCCAACAGCCCCCTGGCCTCCCTGGCCCAGATCAAGCTGGCCATGTGGCAGCTCTACCGCCAGAACTACCCGGAAAGCCTCAAGGCGGCGGCGCGTTTTCTGGAGCGCTACCCCCGAAACGAACTGGCCCCCAAGGCCGAGGAAGTGGCCATCACCGCCTTCGAGAAGATGGCCGGGGACCTCATCGCCCACAAGGATTACGCCCGGCTCGTGGCCGCCTACCGCGACAACCCCATCCTGGCCGCCAACCGGGGCATGCTCTCGGAGGCGACCCGCCTGGGCCTGGCCCTGGCCAACCTGCGCACGGGCAAGCCCAGGGAGGCCGTGGCCGAGGCCCTGCCGTTCATCGGCCCGCGCGAGAACGACAACGGCATGATGGCCCTGGCCATGATCATGTCCGTCTACGAGGACGAGCAGGCCTGGCGCGACGTCGTCGAGCTGGCCCGCAGGGTCCAGCAGTGGAAGTTCGGCCCGAGCCAGCGGCGGGGGCTGGAATTCGCCGTGGCCCAGGCCCTGGAGAACCTGGGCGAATCGCAGCGGGCCATGACCATCTGGCGCAAGCTGGCCGGGGACCAGGCCCTGGAGTCCGCCAAGCGCTGCTACGCCCTTTATTTCCTGGCCCGCGAGGCCATGGCCAACAAGGAGCTGGAAAAGGCCGAGCTCTACGCCGGCGAGGCTGCCTTCATGTTCAAGGAGACGGGCAAGGACCCGGACAAGCGCAAGGCGGCGCTCAACATCCTGGTCGAGGCCACGCGCGGCCTGGGCCAGTACCCCAAGGCCCTCAGGTGGGCCAGGGACTATGGGCTGCTGTGCAAGGAAGGCGACGACGACTGGGCCTCCAACCGCCTGCGCGAGGCCGCCATCCTGCGGGCCATGGGCGATACCGACGCCTGGCGCCAGGTCCTGACCGCCATGCGCGACGCCGCCCCCAATTCCCTTTACGGCCGCATGGCCGCCTCGGACCTGGCCGCCAGCGGCCTGGAACGGCGCCTCAACGCCCTGACCCAGACCAAGTAG
- the pnp gene encoding polyribonucleotide nucleotidyltransferase, translating to MTLSFDPIRLETTTGGNTVILETGRLANQADGAVWVQSGGTVVLVTACTQALPEEKGFFPLTVDYQEMSYAAGRIPGSYFRREIGRPSEREVLVCRLIDRPCRPLFPKGFRDEVQIIATVLSADGLVEPDVLALTAASTALHISKIPFEGPIAGGRVGYVDGQFVFNPTVPMIKGESTLNLTFAASRDAVVMVEGGGQFVSEDMLADALEWGHKTVLPLLDLQEEMREKAGKPKIAFVPPAPIEELETLVREKAEAGLTAAFAIKDKMPRREARKAVKKAVLEAVVEAFPEEATYKAKAGDILEGMEKKLLRKLIKETGIRLDGRDTKTVRPIGIEVGVLPRTHGSTIFARGETKSLCVATLGSTGDEQKIETLNGETYKRFMLHYNFPPYCVGEVKPMRGPSRREIGHGALAERSILPVLPGPEEFPFTMRVVSQVMESNGSSSMASVCGASLALMDAGVPVKEAVAGIAMGLIKEGDDFLVLTDILGDEDAMGDMDFKVAGTAHGVTGIQMDIKITGIPQAVMRQALNQAKDARLHILGRMAETLDAPRPELSPLAPQLAVVNINPEKIREVIGPGGKNIKAITAETGASIDIEDSGKISIFAPTLESLEKAKARVLYYDQHAEVGANYKGKVIKIIDCGVIVEILPGLEGLVHVSQLDVDRVGSPADVVKMGQELEVKVLEQEPTGRIRLSRKAVINEERGIPYDPADYAKTGGPRRPGGDRDRGDRRGGYDRDRGGRGGRDGGGRGRD from the coding sequence ATGACACTATCCTTCGATCCCATCCGACTCGAAACCACCACCGGCGGCAACACCGTCATCCTCGAAACCGGCCGCCTGGCCAACCAGGCCGACGGCGCCGTCTGGGTCCAGTCCGGCGGCACGGTGGTCCTGGTCACGGCCTGCACGCAAGCCCTGCCCGAGGAAAAAGGCTTTTTCCCGCTCACCGTCGACTACCAGGAAATGTCCTACGCCGCCGGGCGCATCCCGGGCTCCTACTTCCGCCGCGAGATCGGCCGGCCCTCCGAGCGCGAGGTGCTGGTGTGCCGGCTTATCGACCGGCCCTGCCGGCCGCTTTTCCCCAAGGGCTTCCGCGACGAGGTGCAGATCATCGCCACGGTGCTGTCCGCCGACGGCCTGGTCGAGCCCGACGTGCTGGCCCTGACCGCCGCCTCGACCGCCCTGCATATCTCGAAAATCCCGTTCGAGGGCCCCATCGCCGGCGGCCGGGTGGGCTACGTGGACGGCCAGTTCGTCTTCAACCCCACCGTGCCCATGATCAAGGGCGAAAGCACGCTCAACCTGACCTTCGCCGCCTCGCGCGACGCCGTGGTCATGGTCGAGGGCGGGGGCCAGTTCGTGTCCGAGGACATGCTGGCCGACGCTCTGGAATGGGGCCACAAGACCGTGCTGCCGCTGCTCGACCTCCAGGAGGAAATGCGCGAGAAGGCCGGCAAGCCGAAGATCGCCTTTGTCCCGCCCGCGCCCATCGAGGAGCTGGAAACGCTGGTCCGCGAGAAGGCCGAGGCCGGCCTGACCGCCGCCTTCGCCATCAAGGACAAGATGCCCCGCCGCGAGGCCCGCAAGGCCGTCAAGAAGGCCGTCCTGGAGGCCGTGGTCGAGGCCTTCCCCGAGGAAGCCACCTACAAGGCGAAAGCCGGCGACATCCTCGAGGGCATGGAGAAAAAGCTCCTGCGCAAGCTCATCAAGGAGACCGGCATCCGCCTCGACGGCCGCGACACCAAGACCGTGCGCCCCATCGGCATCGAGGTGGGCGTGCTGCCGCGCACCCACGGCTCGACCATCTTCGCCCGGGGCGAGACCAAGTCCCTGTGCGTGGCCACGCTCGGGTCCACCGGCGACGAGCAAAAAATCGAGACGCTCAACGGCGAGACCTACAAGCGCTTCATGCTCCACTACAACTTCCCGCCCTACTGCGTGGGCGAGGTCAAGCCCATGCGCGGCCCGTCACGCCGGGAAATCGGCCACGGCGCCCTGGCCGAGCGCTCCATCCTCCCGGTCCTGCCCGGGCCCGAGGAGTTCCCCTTCACCATGCGCGTGGTCTCCCAGGTCATGGAGTCCAACGGCTCCTCGTCCATGGCCTCGGTGTGCGGCGCCTCGCTGGCGCTCATGGACGCCGGCGTCCCGGTCAAGGAGGCCGTGGCCGGCATCGCCATGGGCCTGATCAAGGAAGGCGACGACTTCCTGGTTTTGACCGACATCCTCGGCGACGAGGACGCCATGGGCGACATGGACTTCAAGGTGGCCGGCACGGCGCACGGCGTCACCGGCATCCAGATGGACATCAAGATCACGGGCATTCCGCAGGCCGTCATGCGCCAGGCCCTCAACCAGGCCAAGGACGCCCGGCTGCACATCCTCGGCCGCATGGCCGAGACGCTCGACGCCCCGCGGCCCGAGCTCTCGCCGCTGGCCCCGCAACTGGCCGTGGTCAACATCAATCCGGAAAAGATCCGCGAAGTGATCGGCCCCGGCGGCAAGAACATCAAGGCCATCACGGCCGAGACCGGCGCCTCCATCGACATCGAGGATTCGGGCAAGATCTCCATCTTCGCCCCCACCCTCGAATCCCTGGAAAAGGCCAAGGCCCGGGTGCTGTATTACGACCAGCATGCCGAGGTCGGGGCCAACTACAAGGGCAAGGTCATCAAGATCATCGACTGCGGCGTCATCGTCGAGATCCTGCCCGGCCTCGAGGGCCTGGTCCACGTGTCCCAGCTCGACGTCGACCGCGTGGGCAGTCCCGCCGACGTGGTCAAGATGGGCCAGGAGCTCGAGGTCAAGGTGCTCGAACAGGAGCCCACCGGCCGCATCCGGCTCTCGCGCAAGGCCGTTATAAACGAGGAGCGCGGCATCCCCTACGACCCGGCCGACTACGCCAAGACCGGCGGCCCCCGCCGGCCCGGCGGCGACCGCGACCGGGGCGACCGCCGGGGCGGCTACGACCGCGACCGGGGCGGACGCGGCGGACGCGACGGCGGCGGACGCGGCCGCGACTAG
- a CDS encoding YMGG-like glycine zipper-containing protein, with amino-acid sequence MKRIPRPIVRGCLAAMLAVTVLLSGCAVYTPPQPQMGQVANPAALPGAVLTAEWDIGATRYVWQGQGLNYYEAGLFPVLLLFNNHSGRYPVIYAQECRGIGAGGAEYPPYSVDQAAEVVFASTAYKKSAEAAVVGGLTGAAVGAGLGALIGSGFNHGWGAGPGALIGAGVGALGGAAISQQPSMDQYRSSLYQEMGTYAWRPAPIAPGALVPGYLYFPANVGIHSLRVILRVDNYTQTYIVPISQPAW; translated from the coding sequence ATGAAACGCATCCCCCGCCCGATCGTCCGCGGCTGCCTGGCCGCGATGCTCGCCGTCACCGTCCTTTTGTCCGGCTGCGCCGTGTACACCCCGCCCCAGCCGCAGATGGGCCAGGTCGCCAATCCCGCCGCCCTGCCCGGCGCCGTGCTCACGGCCGAATGGGACATCGGGGCCACGCGCTACGTCTGGCAGGGGCAGGGGCTCAACTATTACGAAGCGGGGCTGTTCCCGGTCCTGCTGCTTTTCAACAACCACTCGGGCCGTTATCCGGTCATTTATGCCCAGGAATGCCGGGGCATCGGGGCGGGCGGCGCCGAATACCCGCCTTACTCCGTGGACCAGGCGGCCGAGGTGGTGTTCGCCTCCACGGCCTACAAGAAAAGCGCCGAGGCGGCCGTGGTCGGGGGCTTGACCGGCGCGGCCGTGGGCGCCGGCCTGGGGGCGCTTATAGGCTCGGGCTTCAACCACGGCTGGGGCGCCGGGCCCGGCGCGCTTATCGGCGCCGGCGTGGGCGCCCTGGGCGGCGCGGCCATCTCCCAGCAGCCCAGCATGGACCAGTACCGCTCCTCGCTTTACCAGGAGATGGGCACCTACGCCTGGCGCCCGGCGCCCATCGCCCCCGGGGCGCTGGTGCCCGGCTACCTCTACTTCCCGGCCAACGTCGGCATCCATTCGTTGCGCGTGATCCTTCGCGTGGACAACTACACGCAGACCTACATCGTGCCCATCAGCCAGCCCGCCTGGTAG
- the amrB gene encoding AmmeMemoRadiSam system protein B: MTRQVVSRDADWVRSPVVAGRFYPAAATALRREVAGYLAGADPALAGPARLAMVPHAGYVFSGGVAGRTLGAAGLPETLLLLGPNHTGRGARLAVWERGSWLIPGGEVPVAAELAEELCRAAPEMVPDPAAHLAEHSLEVVLPFLWMKNPAVRVVPVAVAEPDSRALARAGAAVAEVLGRWPGGVGIVVSSDMSHYLPHEEAKRRDALALSRILALDPEGLLRVVREEGITMCGVLPMALGLTIAKALGAREAVLAAYATSGEVSGDREQVVGYAGVLVR; the protein is encoded by the coding sequence GTGACCAGGCAAGTTGTTTCCCGCGATGCCGATTGGGTCCGAAGCCCGGTGGTGGCCGGCCGGTTTTATCCCGCCGCGGCCACGGCCCTGCGCCGCGAGGTGGCCGGGTATCTGGCCGGGGCCGATCCCGCCCTGGCCGGGCCGGCCCGGCTGGCCATGGTGCCCCATGCCGGCTACGTCTTTTCCGGCGGCGTGGCCGGGCGCACCCTCGGCGCGGCCGGGCTGCCGGAGACGCTGCTGCTGCTTGGCCCCAACCACACCGGGCGCGGCGCCCGGCTGGCCGTGTGGGAGCGGGGGAGCTGGCTGATCCCCGGGGGCGAGGTGCCGGTGGCGGCGGAGCTGGCCGAGGAACTCTGCCGGGCCGCCCCGGAGATGGTGCCCGACCCGGCCGCCCATCTGGCCGAACATTCCCTGGAAGTGGTGCTGCCGTTTTTGTGGATGAAAAACCCGGCCGTGCGCGTCGTGCCCGTGGCCGTGGCCGAGCCCGACTCCCGGGCGCTGGCCCGGGCGGGGGCGGCCGTGGCCGAGGTGCTTGGCCGCTGGCCCGGGGGCGTCGGCATCGTGGTCAGTTCGGACATGAGCCACTACCTGCCCCACGAGGAGGCCAAGCGCCGCGACGCCCTGGCCCTGTCCCGCATCCTGGCCCTGGACCCCGAGGGGCTGTTGCGGGTGGTGCGGGAGGAGGGCATCACCATGTGCGGCGTGCTGCCCATGGCCCTGGGCCTGACCATCGCCAAGGCGCTCGGCGCGCGCGAGGCGGTGCTTGCCGCCTACGCCACCTCGGGCGAGGTCAGCGGCGACAGGGAACAGGTGGTGGGCTATGCCGGAGTGCTCGTGCGCTAG
- a CDS encoding flagellar basal body rod C-terminal domain-containing protein — MTDAIAAAHSALGAMSTSLAVSANNVANATTDGYKSREARLADGPDARSVQVTDIVRDDAAGGLNPTVVEARDEAGVPAPGVDLVEMSNVNLVRQNVNMIEASRAFEAGAAVIRTADDMAGTLLDRRV; from the coding sequence ATGACCGACGCCATTGCCGCCGCCCACTCGGCCCTGGGCGCCATGTCCACGTCCCTGGCCGTGTCGGCCAACAACGTGGCCAACGCCACCACCGACGGGTACAAGTCCCGGGAAGCCCGGCTCGCCGACGGCCCGGACGCCCGGAGTGTCCAGGTGACGGACATCGTGCGCGACGACGCCGCCGGGGGGCTCAACCCCACCGTGGTCGAGGCCCGCGACGAGGCCGGCGTCCCCGCGCCCGGGGTCGACCTCGTCGAGATGAGCAACGTCAACCTCGTGCGGCAAAACGTCAACATGATCGAGGCCTCGCGTGCCTTCGAGGCGGGCGCGGCCGTCATCCGCACCGCCGACGACATGGCCGGGACGCTGCTCGACCGGCGCGTGTGA